A window of bacterium genomic DNA:
ACCAATCCAGCATGTACCAATTCCTTCATAAGTTGCAGAAAGTAAAATATTTTCAACTGCAGCACCAGCATCATGTTTTGGAGTAGGAGATTTTATACTATTATTTATTAAAACAACAATATATGCAACAGGCCTTTTTCCCTCAGGTGGAGGACCATCTTTACCAAGATATCCAGCCCATCCAGTTAAAGGAAAAATTTTATCAACAATATTTTTATCGTTTACAATTATATATTCCAGTGGTTGCATATTCGCTCCACTTGGTGCAATACGAGCCATATCAACAAATTTTTCAAGAAGGTCAACTGAAATTTCTTTCTGTTTAAATCTTCTTATAGTCCTTCTTTTTTTAATAATTTCATATATATCCATTTTTTTTAATTATAGCACATTTTTAAAAAACATAAAGCAAATTTTAAATCGGGGCGTCCGGATTGTTTCTCCTTTTCCTTCATTCCTACTGTTTTTCTATGTTCATTTTTATCCCTCAAGTTTTTTTCCATTGCCTTAGTTATACCGAAACCATCCGTCTCAAAGAAGATTGCTAATCGGGGCGTCCGGATTTGAACCGGAGACCCCCAGAACCCCATTCTGGTGCCCTAAACCGGACTGGGCCACGCCCCGTTAAAAACAGTTTTCTCTTTTACTTCTTAAATAATTCATACAGAATTCGTCTTTACCTGTTAACATTTCACTTACACATATTGCTTCTCTTATATCAGGTATTGTCGGGTCAACTATTGCAGAGTCAAGACCTTCATAAATACATAAAGCAAGAAAATATTTATTAACAAGTTTTCTATCAGGAAGTCCAAAAGAAACATTTGAAAGACCACAGGTGGTTTTTACATTAAATTTTTTTACTTCTTTTAATGCTTTTAAAAAAATAAGTCCATTTTCATAATTTACACTGACAGGTTCAACCAGACAATCAACAAATATGTTTTCATTTTTAACATCGATTCCATTCAATATCCCTATTAAATTTTCTGCTATCTCTATTCTTTTTTTATAATCAGATGGTATTCCTTTATCATCCATTGTTAAACATATAATTTTACTTTCAGGATATTTTTTAATTACCGGTAGCATTTTCTCTATTTTTTCTTTTTCTCCATTTATTGAATTTATCATTTTATCAGGTGTTTTAATAAGAGACAAACCAAAATCAATCACATCAGGGTCAGAACTATCAATACAGACAGGAAAATTTCCCACTTCATACAAACATTCAATTAACCATTTTATATCTTCTTTTTCTCTTTCTTTACCTTTTCCAATTCCAGCATTTAAATCAATATAATTAGAACCACAATTAATCTGCTTTTTAATCTCTTTTTTTATAAACAACTTATCTTTTTTTTCAATTGCCTCCTTTATATTTTTTCTTGTACCATTTATCCTTTCACCAATTATTATCATTTTTTCTCCTTTTTGTTTTTGAGTATTTTTATTGTAATATAATTGTATGAAAATATCAAAAGAAAAATTTGAGGAAATAGTTTATCAGAAATTTATGAAAATACCAAAAGAAATAAGAGATAAAATTGAAAATGTTGCAATTATAATTGAAGACAGTCCTCAACCCAATTTTTTCGGTTTATATCACGGAGTCCCTTTCCCAAAAAGAAAAACTCCTGCTTATTCTCTTGTACTTCCTGATAGAATAATCATCTATAAGGAAAGTATTGAAAAGTACTGCAGAACAGAAGAAGAAATTGAAAAAATGATTGAAAAAGTCCTTTTACATGAGATTGGACATTATCTCGGTCTTGATGAAAACTCATTGAAAAAACTTGACCTTTAATTTCAATTACCACCAGTTTGGAAATCTTTTTGGATATTTATATCTTTCAGGAAGTGTAAAATTTCCTTTAAAACTGAATAATTCTGCATTTTTAAGATAAAATTTCAATCTCACATCTCCTCCAAATCTTAATAATTGTGTTTTAAATCTAACAGGTGCAAGAATATGGTCTCCTGAAACAGGTATACAATTTTCTTTTTCACATCCTGGAAGAACTTTATTATCCTCAAGTATTTCAACTCTTACTTCTCCTTTTGGTGCCTTTAAGTTTAAAAATATCTCAGGTATCCCTGATATATGAAGAGGGCAGGTAACAATATATCCCTCTCCTTCTGCTGTCCATGATACAAAACCATCTTTTCTTATCACTCCTGTCCCTATACCTCCTGTACTTCCAATCCAGTGTTCTCCTTTTTTCCCTCCATACCAGAATCTTAAATTTCCTCCTTCTTTTACAGGAGAAATAGTCATAAGTGTCATACCTGAATCCCATTGGTCTTTTTCACCTCTTGGAATAAAAGGTTTTCTGTCTCCTACTCTATCCCAATTAAGTAAATCTCTGCTGAACACAAGTTGAACTTCACAAGGTCCTTTTGATAAAGAAGGGTCAACATCAAAAATCTGCAAAAATCCAATATATCCATGTCCATAAGGAAGAATAAACATTTTGTAAAACTCCCTATTTTCAGGGTCTTTATCATCTGCCTCAAGAACTGTTATCATAGGAGTCCAGTGTATTAAATCCTTACTTTTACTTATCGCTATATGTCTTTTTCTTTTCATCCCAAATCTTCTATAAACATTATATTGTTGATAAGACCTTGTTGTAATAATATAAACTTCTTCTACAGGGTCCCACATCAAACAGTGTGCATCTCCATCATAGGGCAAAACTGGTGGAAAGTGAAAATCCCAGTTTATCCCATCTTTACTGAAAGCAACTGTGATACCCTGAAAATAAAGATTATCATCAAATCTTGAAAAATTACTGCATATAAGTTCTGCATCTATATTTTTTAAATAATTCGGGACAACACATCCAAAATCAATACTTAAAGCAGGATATTCTGGAAATTTTAAAATATTATTTTCAAAACTTCCATCAAACAATACCTGATTTAATTCAGGTTTTATCCAGTTTATTCCATCTTCACTCTGAGCAAGACAGAGATAAGAACCAAATCTTCCAAAGGCCTGATAAAAGCACCAGTAAATTTTTTTCTCATTATCATATACCATACTTGAATAAAAAGGGTCGTAAATATAACCAGCATCAAAATTAGAGAGATAACTTTCCCATAATTTTTCTGTTTTAATTACTGGATTTTTTTCATATTTCTCAAGGGAATAAAAAATTTTTTTTACACCTGATGATTCTTCAACAAGTTTTTCATCTATAAAAACAAAATTGTTCCAGTCGGCAAAATTCATCTGAAAAAATCTTCTTTCCATTTTTTTTTCCTTTCAATCAGAAATTTCAAACTGAAAATCCTTGCAAATTCCAGAAATAACCTCTTTAACTCTCAATATATATTCCCCTTCTTTTTCATTTAAAGCAAAAATTACACTTCCTTTTGCTTTCCCTTTTTCTCCTTTTAAATTTTCTGTATAATAATTTATTTCATTTCCATCAGGAGAAATAATACTTACATTGAAAATATGTGTCTCTGGAGATTGCGGTTCTGTTTGTAATTCTATTTCATAATTCAATATTTCCCCTTTTTTAACTTTCTTGATTGAATTTATCTTCAAATCATTTATTTTATAAGGTAAAAATCCAAAGATCAGTACATCCTCCGGTAGAACTTTTATATTTAGTGAATCACTGAATCCTATGTACTCTCCTTTTCTTATATTATAAATATGAAATTTCTGAGGCAGTGTTAATTTACATTCTCTTACTTCTTCTCCTTCTCTCCACGGTGAAAGAATTCCAAGGTATGTATGAGAACCAAGTTTATATCTATAAGGAGTAAAACCGATTTCTGTATTATCCGGCTCATAATTTATTTTTCTCTGAATCCCCGCAATTTCCCCAATCACTTTATTGAGAATATTCCTTATCCCTTGCATATTTTCATCAGGATAATTTATCAAACTTAAATTTAATAAAATCCCTTTCCCTTTACCAAAATTGTTAACTATAAAAACAGGTATATTTTCTACATTTTCTTTCGCTTTACCATTTGTCAAAATAATAGAAGAATCAAGATGGATTGATGGTAAACTGCAAGCTAATTCTCCATACTTCAATTCAAAATTTTCAATTTTTTTCACTTCAAATTCAATATTCTGTTTTATTCCAAAAATATTATCAAGAACACCTCCATTTTGATAAAAATTTCCGTTTTCATCACAAACTCCTGGTCTTATATCAGCAATAACAATTCCTCCATTATTAACAAAAGAAATAATCTCTTTTGCCTGTTTTTGTGAAATTGATTGAGCATAAGGAAGAATTAAAACTTTAAATTTCTCTTTATTTAAAATTCCATCCTCAAGTTGTTTATATGAAATTATTCTAAATTGATAGCCACTTGATTCAAAATATCTCACAAAAAAGTTCAAATTTTCACATATTGGAGGCAATTGCGGAGTTAAGGCAGAAGCATGAACACTTGTATTTGAATAAAGTATAGCTATCCCATCATCCTCTCTTTTTGAACTTATAAATAACTTGCCTATACCTTTTTTTAATTCAGGTATTTGACTTATATATGGTCTGAAGTATTCATAAAATGATAAATCAGGAGAGACAACTGATTGTTCCCTTGGAGGACCGTGCCATATCCATAAACTATTGGCACCAAAGAAAAGAACTCTCCATGGGTCTATTTTTCTATTTTTTATACCTGCTCCATAAGAACCCTGCCATCCAAGTCCAAGTAAACTCCCCTCCTTTGCAAAATCCTTAAATGCATATCTTATAAATGGATGACTGTAAGGATTATTCAATGTCATAATTTGTGAAAGTTTGTAATAGTCCTCTGCTGTAAAACTGTTTGTAAAAACATATCCTCTCTGACTTCCTTCGTATCCAACCTTTGCATTAGGAATAATCCTTGTAATTATTTCCTTTGCATATTCAAAAATACCTGTCCATGTATCCTCCATAAAAATCCTATAATTTATCCATAATGGTCTCAATTTTGGATTTTCAATTGCTTCTTGATATGTAACTGGCTTAATTTCATCAAATGATGTATAATCTGTTTTCCATTCCTGATTCAATCTCTTTATATTTCCATATTTATCTTCCAGATACTCATGAAATTTTGAAACACATCTATCACACCAACAGAGTTCATATTTATCATATGGTGGCCTCCAACTTGCAA
This region includes:
- a CDS encoding nitroreductase family protein, translated to MDIYEIIKKRRTIRRFKQKEISVDLLEKFVDMARIAPSGANMQPLEYIIVNDKNIVDKIFPLTGWAGYLGKDGPPPEGKRPVAYIVVLINNSIKSPTPKHDAGAAVENILLSATYEGIGTCWIGSVNREKLREILQIPENYEIDTIIALGYPDEESYIEEFNGSVKYWKDEKGIMHVPKRSLKNILHFNKF
- a CDS encoding dihydropteroate synthase encodes the protein MIIIGERINGTRKNIKEAIEKKDKLFIKKEIKKQINCGSNYIDLNAGIGKGKEREKEDIKWLIECLYEVGNFPVCIDSSDPDVIDFGLSLIKTPDKMINSINGEKEKIEKMLPVIKKYPESKIICLTMDDKGIPSDYKKRIEIAENLIGILNGIDVKNENIFVDCLVEPVSVNYENGLIFLKALKEVKKFNVKTTCGLSNVSFGLPDRKLVNKYFLALCIYEGLDSAIVDPTIPDIREAICVSEMLTGKDEFCMNYLRSKRENCF
- a CDS encoding metallopeptidase family protein, with the protein product MKISKEKFEEIVYQKFMKIPKEIRDKIENVAIIIEDSPQPNFFGLYHGVPFPKRKTPAYSLVLPDRIIIYKESIEKYCRTEEEIEKMIEKVLLHEIGHYLGLDENSLKKLDL
- a CDS encoding beta-galactosidase, giving the protein EEFQKYLEENLKSKYDVIVLGRVRWSVFPQKFRDMILNKVKDEGTILLAYFGDWYGCKLAEDIKLDDLKKATENKINFDRKFLYPYKGLPQFKKYKDFEEFINSTLEVYSYGNGKILLLKGYSVPHFQNLTPASIRSPFETKYIEYDYLLAYPIQLIISYVKSPEIEINGADYINADINSISDIKFVLKSNETKKVTCELVLRNEDNEVILKDKKDINLSKGENEVKFEIKNKIPKGNYFADIWVKEKGGIVNFGSSFIEVNSNDYIGEVILNKSYKRNEEITGEVNIFSKDGKDNLKLKISLIDNFGRLEKTEIFDFKGEKINEKKVSFKITPPKAYLTILQWLKFELLSDNNIVDRSLKFFSVSDLRPKDDFRTILWFPPFTGAYTERWYCRNIYEAGFDSRYYTGMGPVAILENLWYVSNPIRFVDMKTDPWGTMDRKPEDHVRQPCLNDLDYLSKVEEDLKKKIENELHFSTYEFSCGDECHFASWRPPYDKYELCWCDRCVSKFHEYLEDKYGNIKRLNQEWKTDYTSFDEIKPVTYQEAIENPKLRPLWINYRIFMEDTWTGIFEYAKEIITRIIPNAKVGYEGSQRGYVFTNSFTAEDYYKLSQIMTLNNPYSHPFIRYAFKDFAKEGSLLGLGWQGSYGAGIKNRKIDPWRVLFFGANSLWIWHGPPREQSVVSPDLSFYEYFRPYISQIPELKKGIGKLFISSKREDDGIAILYSNTSVHASALTPQLPPICENLNFFVRYFESSGYQFRIISYKQLEDGILNKEKFKVLILPYAQSISQKQAKEIISFVNNGGIVIADIRPGVCDENGNFYQNGGVLDNIFGIKQNIEFEVKKIENFELKYGELACSLPSIHLDSSIILTNGKAKENVENIPVFIVNNFGKGKGILLNLSLINYPDENMQGIRNILNKVIGEIAGIQRKINYEPDNTEIGFTPYRYKLGSHTYLGILSPWREGEEVRECKLTLPQKFHIYNIRKGEYIGFSDSLNIKVLPEDVLIFGFLPYKINDLKINSIKKVKKGEILNYEIELQTEPQSPETHIFNVSIISPDGNEINYYTENLKGEKGKAKGSVIFALNEKEGEYILRVKEVISGICKDFQFEISD